The genomic segment TGCCAGAGCCGATCCTGCGCGTGCACGAACCCCTGGGCCAGGAATACATCGTGCGCCGAGGCGGCTCGGACGTGGGGGATGCCCTGGGCGTCGCGCCAGACTTCCGCCCGGGCGCGCAGAACGGGGACGCGCACCGGCGTGCGTACGTCGGGCAGCGCCGATTCCAGATGCTTGCGGGTGATGTCCTTGCGGATGACGGATGAAGGCATCGATGCGCTCCTTGGCTCACCAGCGAGTGGTGAGGACGGTCAGCAGCAAGGTCAGCGTGAAGGCGCTCGCCACGGTCGAGAGCACGACCGCCGCCGCGACCAGCGCCGGGCGCGTGTCGAACTCCATCGCCCAGAGGGCCGCCGTCACCGCCGTCGGCATGCTCGCCTGCATCACCGCCACCGACAGCGCCACGCCGTCCAGGCCGAGCAGCCGTCCGGTCAGCCAGGCGATGGGTGGCGCGGCCAGCAGGCGGATGGCCGCGGCCAGCGTGGCGCCCCCGGCCTCGGGCCGCGGCGCGAGGCCGGGGAGATGAAGGCCCACGAGCAAGAGCAGCACCGCCAGCGAGCCTGCCGCCAGAAGCTGAATCGCCTTCGTGACCGGCGCCGGCGGTGGCCAGCCCGAGACATTGACGACGATGCCCGCGACGATCGCGTACAAGATCGGCAGCCGGACGAGCCGCGCCAGCGCCGCGCGCGCTCCCGTCCGCGCCCGCGCCGCGATGAACACCCCGAGCGTGTGGACGCTGATGGCATGGACCGCGAACCAGCTGCCGGCGATGGCGAGCCCGGCCTGGCCGAAGCCGAACAGGGCCAGGGGTAGGCCGATGTTGCCGGAGTTGCCGAACAGGGCGGCCATCAGCAGCGCCGCGCCCGAAGGGCCGCGCCAGCCGAGCACGCGCGCGGCCGCCGACGTGAGCAGGCCGATGCAGAGGAGCTGAACGCCGACGTGCAGGATGAGCCGCGCCAGCAGCTCGCGCGGCACCGCGGCGCGCGTCAGGGAATCGAAGACGATCGCCGGGATCAGCACCGACACCGAGAGCGTCGTGACGCCCCCCAGATCGATGGGGCGGTGGCGGCCCAGGAGGTAGCCGATCGCCACGATGGCCACCACCGGGAAGATGATCTGGACGAAGACACCGGCGAGGGCGCCGATCACCGGCGGACGCTGGGACCGCCAGCGAGGGCCTCCTGCACGTCGCGCGGGCTGATCAGCGCGATGTCGCCCCAGATCGAGCACTTGAGGGCGGCGACGGCGCTGGCCGTGTCCACCGTCTCCTGAAGATCGCAGCCGCGCAGTGCCGCCCACAGGAAGCCGGCGACGTAGGCGTCGCCTGCTCCGATGGGGTCCACGACCTGAACGGCCGGCGTTCGGCCCGGCCGCACCAGGCGCCCGCCGTCGAGGGTCAGCGAGCCCTCGTGGCCCTGCAGGAGGGTGACTGTCGCCTTCGGCGCCAGCCGGGCCAGCCCCTCGATCATCCGCACGGGCTCACCCTCGAG from the Candidatus Methylomirabilota bacterium genome contains:
- a CDS encoding AEC family transporter; translation: MIGALAGVFVQIIFPVVAIVAIGYLLGRHRPIDLGGVTTLSVSVLIPAIVFDSLTRAAVPRELLARLILHVGVQLLCIGLLTSAAARVLGWRGPSGAALLMAALFGNSGNIGLPLALFGFGQAGLAIAGSWFAVHAISVHTLGVFIAARARTGARAALARLVRLPILYAIVAGIVVNVSGWPPPAPVTKAIQLLAAGSLAVLLLLVGLHLPGLAPRPEAGGATLAAAIRLLAAPPIAWLTGRLLGLDGVALSVAVMQASMPTAVTAALWAMEFDTRPALVAAAVVLSTVASAFTLTLLLTVLTTRW